One segment of Synechococcus sp. MU1617 DNA contains the following:
- a CDS encoding NRAMP family divalent metal transporter: protein MASSTLRRSIGPGILLAGACIGGSHLMSSTTAGARFGFALVGLILLTNLIKYPFLRVGTRFTAATGLSLLEGFQKRNSLYLPLYLVVSLVTGTFTIAAVSFVAGLLLTNIPLLAGLDPYGLSIAVLVVSGLVLLLGHYRALDRLSKLLVVLLTLLTGVAAASLLIRGPVGDVAASWVSTDPSPWTLANLAFLIPLMGWMPGPVEMCVWPSLWMFSRARDTDHTATPKEAEFDFNLGYGVTVVTAMFFVILGAYTMYGSGDGMLAGSGVSFAQKLIKLYTAAMGGWAAWVIIPAAFSAMFSTTLTCLDAYPRSIAAIQGLLRHHDSGDSAPGPMQRRFDIWVIVHFLAAVLALVVAKTGGIGVKDFVFGAMTGSFLTAPLFAWMAMDTINSPLVPLEHRYGRLTQAFCWFGLVFFSGFSLLFIGRFFLGLGG, encoded by the coding sequence ATGGCGTCATCGACGCTGCGACGCAGCATTGGACCAGGCATCCTCCTGGCGGGTGCCTGCATCGGTGGATCCCATTTGATGTCGTCCACCACGGCGGGAGCCCGTTTCGGCTTTGCCCTGGTGGGCCTGATCCTGCTGACCAATCTGATCAAGTACCCGTTCCTGCGTGTGGGCACCCGCTTCACAGCGGCCACCGGACTGTCGCTGCTGGAGGGTTTCCAGAAACGCAATTCCCTTTACCTGCCGCTTTATCTGGTGGTGAGCCTGGTGACGGGGACCTTCACCATTGCGGCGGTGAGCTTTGTGGCGGGGCTGCTGCTCACCAACATTCCTCTGCTGGCGGGACTGGACCCCTACGGACTGTCCATCGCCGTGCTGGTGGTGAGTGGCCTGGTGCTGCTGTTGGGGCACTACCGGGCGCTCGACCGTCTCTCCAAATTGTTGGTGGTGCTGCTCACCCTGCTCACGGGGGTCGCGGCCGCATCGCTGCTGATCCGCGGCCCTGTCGGGGATGTGGCGGCGAGTTGGGTCAGCACTGATCCCAGCCCCTGGACCCTGGCCAACCTGGCCTTCCTGATTCCCCTGATGGGCTGGATGCCCGGACCGGTGGAGATGTGCGTGTGGCCATCGTTGTGGATGTTTTCTCGCGCGCGCGACACCGACCACACCGCAACGCCGAAGGAGGCCGAGTTCGATTTCAACCTCGGCTACGGCGTCACGGTGGTGACGGCGATGTTCTTCGTGATCCTGGGTGCCTACACGATGTACGGCAGCGGTGACGGAATGCTGGCCGGCAGTGGTGTGTCTTTCGCCCAGAAGCTGATCAAGCTCTACACCGCTGCCATGGGTGGTTGGGCGGCCTGGGTGATTATCCCGGCGGCCTTCTCAGCCATGTTCAGCACCACCCTCACCTGCCTGGATGCCTACCCCCGCAGCATTGCCGCGATCCAGGGCTTGCTGCGTCATCACGACAGTGGTGATTCAGCGCCGGGGCCCATGCAGCGTCGCTTCGATATCTGGGTCATCGTGCACTTTCTGGCGGCTGTGCTGGCGTTGGTGGTGGCCAAGACCGGCGGTATTGGGGTGAAGGATTTCGTGTTCGGGGCGATGACCGGCAGTTTCCTCACCGCTCCTTTGTTCGCCTGGATGGCGATGGACACGATCAACAGCCCCTTGGTTCCGTTGGAGCACCGTTATGGGCGACTTACCCAGGCCTTCTGCTGGTTTGGCCTGGTGTTTTTCAGTGGCTTCAGCCTGCTGTTCATCGGCCGCTTCTTCCTTGGCCTTGGCGGCTGA
- a CDS encoding SWIM zinc finger family protein: protein MTMSNGNTNSITAIGDDGLGQQPWWVEQWMELINGYRFKKRLERAWGYAREGHVTSIRFEGRRVHARVQGTDEAPYKVKLWLDVLNDEDWGYVLEALTQKARWSAQLLAGIMPSDIERAFAASGKRLFPFKLQEVRSECSCPDKANPCKHISAVYFLMGDRFSEDPFVLFQLRGRNRARLLEDLAEHRRKALAERAAAAKDEKKVSTPQEATPLPPHAAVQDPALWWRYNRSLDGDLVVITPAMEGDTGLDAAGELPLAEDPRFVEARSTFLNNLKAHGQASAQKAMLQAMAAGS, encoded by the coding sequence ATGACCATGAGCAACGGCAACACCAACAGCATCACCGCCATCGGCGACGACGGCCTGGGCCAACAGCCCTGGTGGGTGGAGCAATGGATGGAGCTGATCAACGGCTACCGCTTCAAAAAACGGTTGGAGCGGGCCTGGGGCTACGCCCGCGAAGGCCATGTGACCTCGATCCGCTTTGAAGGCCGCCGCGTTCACGCCCGCGTCCAGGGCACTGATGAAGCGCCCTACAAGGTGAAGCTCTGGCTGGATGTGCTCAACGATGAGGACTGGGGCTATGTGTTGGAAGCCCTGACCCAGAAAGCCCGCTGGTCGGCCCAGCTGCTGGCGGGGATCATGCCCTCCGACATCGAGCGGGCCTTCGCCGCCAGCGGCAAACGTCTGTTCCCGTTCAAGTTGCAGGAAGTGCGCAGCGAGTGCAGCTGCCCCGACAAAGCCAACCCCTGCAAACACATCAGCGCGGTGTATTTCCTGATGGGAGATCGCTTCAGTGAAGATCCCTTCGTGCTGTTCCAACTGCGGGGCCGCAACCGAGCTCGGCTGCTGGAAGACCTGGCGGAACATCGGCGCAAGGCCCTGGCGGAGCGGGCGGCGGCAGCCAAAGATGAGAAAAAAGTCAGCACACCGCAAGAGGCGACACCGCTGCCGCCCCATGCGGCCGTGCAGGACCCGGCCCTGTGGTGGCGCTACAACCGCAGCCTCGATGGCGACCTGGTCGTGATCACCCCAGCGATGGAGGGCGACACGGGCCTCGATGCCGCCGGAGAGCTGCCGCTTGCGGAAGACCCGCGCTTTGTAGAGGCCCGAAGCACCTTCCTGAACAACCTCAAGGCCCATGGCCAGGCCAGTGCCCAGAAGGCGATGCTGCAGGCCATGGCAGCCGGCAGCTGA
- a CDS encoding diflavin flavoprotein: MSVTSTATTRRTIQLPIDDGVVGLRGLSPQRHRFELEYALERGSTANSVLFEAGDGAPAVLVHPPGVAYSAAFLPVLAEALPSSEALLVVVGHVNPNRVALLRDLAEAYVGLELIVSNPGAKLIEELWSQRKPAPPGETSEQPPLPDLPPLRVIRQEQTLPLSHQRSLMLLPAPTPRWPGGLLAFEESLGLLMSDKFFSAHLCTDSWAESNRSSTEEERRHFYDCLMAPMARQVDALVERLEELDIRTIAPGHGPAIEASWRSLLNDYRRWGEGQQNASLTVALLFASAYGNTAAIADALARGVSRTGIRVSSLNCEFTPADELVSTIQQADAVLIGSPTLGGHAPTPIVSALGTLLAEGDRSKPVGVFGSFGWSGEAVDLLETKLRDGGFSFGFEPIRVKFSPDAARVKELEETGTRFARQLLQSQKRAQRRSAGGLSESRSDPAVLALGRVIGSLCVLTTRKADLSGAMVASWVSQASFNPPGITVAVAKDRAVEALLHKGDRFALNVLAEGRETTLMKQFLQPFEPGADRFAGLELETSPAEQPLLPDALAWLDGKVSQRMECGDHWLIYAEVDHGGVLDAEGSTAVHQRRSGANY; the protein is encoded by the coding sequence ATGAGCGTGACCAGCACCGCAACCACGCGTCGCACGATCCAGCTGCCGATCGACGATGGGGTCGTTGGTCTGCGCGGTCTGAGCCCTCAACGGCACCGCTTCGAACTGGAGTACGCCCTGGAGCGGGGCAGCACCGCCAACAGTGTGTTGTTCGAGGCCGGAGATGGCGCCCCTGCCGTGCTGGTCCACCCCCCTGGGGTGGCGTACAGCGCGGCCTTTCTGCCGGTGCTTGCCGAAGCCCTGCCCAGCAGCGAAGCTTTGCTGGTGGTTGTGGGCCACGTGAACCCCAACCGCGTTGCCCTGCTGCGGGATCTGGCGGAGGCCTATGTCGGCCTGGAACTGATCGTCTCCAACCCCGGCGCCAAGCTGATCGAGGAGCTGTGGAGCCAACGCAAGCCGGCCCCTCCCGGTGAGACGAGCGAGCAACCACCACTGCCGGACCTGCCGCCACTACGGGTCATCCGCCAGGAGCAAACGCTTCCCCTCAGCCATCAGCGCAGCCTGATGCTGCTGCCGGCCCCAACCCCCCGCTGGCCAGGCGGATTGCTGGCCTTCGAGGAAAGCCTGGGCCTGCTGATGAGCGACAAGTTCTTCAGTGCTCACCTCTGCACGGACAGCTGGGCCGAAAGCAACCGCAGCAGCACCGAAGAAGAGCGCCGTCACTTCTATGACTGCCTGATGGCCCCCATGGCCCGCCAGGTGGATGCCCTGGTGGAACGGCTCGAAGAGCTCGACATCCGCACCATCGCACCGGGCCATGGGCCGGCGATCGAAGCCAGTTGGCGCAGCCTGCTGAATGACTACCGCCGCTGGGGCGAAGGCCAGCAGAACGCCAGCCTGACGGTGGCCCTGCTATTCGCCAGCGCCTATGGCAACACCGCAGCCATTGCAGATGCCCTGGCCCGCGGGGTCAGCCGCACCGGCATCCGGGTGAGCAGCTTGAACTGCGAATTCACCCCCGCCGATGAACTGGTGAGCACGATCCAGCAGGCCGACGCCGTCTTGATCGGCTCACCAACCCTGGGGGGCCATGCCCCCACACCGATCGTCTCGGCCTTGGGCACCCTGTTGGCGGAAGGGGATCGCAGCAAGCCCGTGGGGGTGTTCGGCAGCTTCGGCTGGAGCGGTGAAGCGGTGGATCTACTGGAAACAAAGCTGCGGGATGGCGGCTTCAGCTTTGGCTTCGAGCCGATCCGGGTGAAGTTCAGTCCGGATGCCGCGCGGGTGAAGGAGCTGGAGGAAACGGGCACCCGTTTCGCCCGCCAGCTGCTGCAAAGCCAGAAACGGGCGCAACGGCGCAGTGCGGGGGGCTTGAGCGAAAGCCGGAGCGATCCAGCCGTGCTGGCGCTGGGCCGTGTGATCGGCTCTCTCTGCGTGCTCACAACACGCAAAGCCGATCTGAGCGGCGCCATGGTGGCGAGCTGGGTGAGCCAGGCCAGCTTCAATCCCCCCGGCATCACCGTGGCAGTAGCTAAGGACCGTGCCGTGGAAGCGCTGCTGCATAAGGGCGATCGCTTCGCCTTGAACGTGCTGGCCGAAGGGCGCGAAACCACCCTGATGAAGCAGTTCCTGCAACCGTTTGAACCCGGTGCCGATCGCTTTGCAGGCCTTGAGCTGGAGACCAGCCCCGCCGAACAACCGTTGCTGCCGGATGCCCTGGCCTGGCTGGACGGCAAGGTGAGCCAGCGGATGGAATGCGGCGACCACTGGCTGATCTACGCCGAAGTGGATCACGGCGGCGTGCTGGATGCGGAGGGCAGCACCGCGGTGCACCAACGCCGCAGCGGCGCCAACTACTGA
- a CDS encoding diflavin flavoprotein — protein MVVAPAAPKLSLQCEAIAADTTTIRSLDWDRSRFDIEFGLRNGTTYNAFLVRGERTALIDTSHAKFRDTWIPLLKEQIDPTAIDVLIVSHTEPDHSGLIGDLIDLNPEIEIVGSKVALQFLQDQVHRPFKSRAVKSGEELDLGTNPDSGIQHRFEFLSAPNLHWPDTIFSFDHGTGILYTCDAFGLHYCSDDVFDADPGAIAPDFRFYYDCLMGPNARSVLQALKRMDGLPEINTIAVGHGPLLRHHLSHWISDYREWSGQRSKGESYAAVCYLSQYGFSDRISQAIAHGIGKADAQVQLVDLRATDPQELTALIGDAKAVVVPTWPAAPEPDLQASIGTLLAALHPKQLVGVYDAFGGNDEPIDAVADQLRSQGQKQAFNPLRIKQLPQGSDYQRCEESGTDLGQLLTKEKTIAAMKSLDGDLDKALGRISGGLYVVTASQGEGESQRRSAMVASWVSQASFTPPGLTIAVAKDRAIEALMQVGDRFVLNVLRQDNHQELMRHFLKRFPPGADRFAGVNVLEGTADGGPVLADALAFLSCRVEQRMEGPDHWIIYAVVEQGNVADAEASTAVHHRKVGNHY, from the coding sequence ATGGTCGTTGCTCCCGCTGCTCCGAAGCTGTCGCTGCAGTGCGAAGCCATCGCTGCCGACACCACCACGATTCGCTCCCTCGACTGGGACCGCAGCCGCTTCGACATCGAATTCGGCCTGCGCAACGGCACCACTTACAACGCTTTTCTGGTGCGGGGAGAACGCACCGCCCTGATCGACACCAGCCACGCCAAGTTCCGCGATACCTGGATCCCCCTGCTCAAGGAGCAGATCGATCCAACCGCGATCGATGTGTTGATCGTGAGCCACACCGAACCCGACCACTCCGGTTTGATCGGTGACCTGATCGATCTCAATCCCGAGATCGAAATCGTGGGCTCAAAGGTGGCGCTGCAATTCCTGCAGGACCAGGTCCACAGGCCGTTCAAATCCCGTGCGGTGAAGTCCGGCGAGGAACTGGATCTCGGCACCAACCCCGACAGCGGCATCCAGCACCGCTTCGAATTCCTCAGTGCTCCGAACCTGCACTGGCCGGACACGATCTTTTCCTTTGATCACGGCACAGGCATCCTCTACACCTGCGACGCCTTCGGTCTGCACTACTGCTCCGACGACGTCTTCGATGCCGATCCCGGCGCCATCGCTCCTGATTTCCGCTTCTACTACGACTGCCTAATGGGCCCCAATGCCCGCAGCGTGCTGCAGGCCCTCAAGCGCATGGATGGCCTGCCCGAGATCAACACCATTGCGGTGGGTCATGGACCGCTGTTGCGGCATCACCTCAGCCACTGGATCAGCGACTACCGCGAGTGGAGCGGCCAGCGCAGCAAGGGCGAGAGCTATGCCGCCGTCTGTTACCTCAGCCAGTACGGCTTCTCAGATCGGATCAGCCAGGCGATCGCCCACGGCATCGGCAAAGCGGATGCCCAGGTGCAGCTGGTGGATCTACGGGCCACCGACCCCCAGGAACTCACCGCCCTGATCGGTGATGCCAAGGCTGTTGTGGTGCCGACCTGGCCCGCGGCACCGGAGCCGGATCTCCAAGCCTCCATCGGAACTCTGCTCGCAGCTCTGCATCCCAAGCAACTTGTGGGGGTTTATGACGCCTTCGGCGGCAACGACGAACCGATCGATGCCGTCGCCGATCAACTGCGCAGCCAGGGGCAGAAACAAGCCTTCAACCCGCTGCGGATCAAACAGCTGCCCCAGGGCAGCGACTACCAACGCTGTGAGGAGTCCGGCACTGACCTCGGTCAGCTGCTGACCAAAGAGAAGACGATCGCGGCGATGAAAAGCCTCGATGGCGACCTCGACAAAGCCCTTGGTCGCATCAGCGGTGGTCTCTATGTGGTGACTGCCAGCCAAGGGGAAGGCGAATCGCAGCGCCGCAGCGCCATGGTGGCCAGCTGGGTGAGCCAGGCCAGCTTCACCCCACCGGGCCTCACCATCGCCGTCGCCAAAGACCGTGCGATCGAAGCCCTGATGCAGGTGGGAGATCGATTCGTACTGAACGTTCTACGGCAAGACAACCATCAGGAACTGATGCGTCATTTCCTCAAGCGCTTCCCCCCCGGTGCCGATCGTTTTGCTGGGGTGAACGTGCTGGAGGGGACCGCCGATGGCGGCCCGGTGCTCGCCGATGCTCTGGCGTTTCTGAGCTGCCGTGTGGAGCAACGGATGGAGGGCCCCGACCACTGGATCATCTATGCCGTTGTGGAACAGGGCAACGTGGCCGATGCCGAGGCCAGCACGGCAGTGCATCACCGCAAGGTGGGCAACCACTACTGA
- a CDS encoding DEAD/DEAH box helicase, producing the protein MSLLHATWLPAIRTSSSSGQPALLVWADTWRVATPEGPGLTPALHPFTLSHDDLRAWLSERDLLPGGCIDATACLTLPSRTVKPRKSRAKKEEPASEPPGWTGLPMQAGEPIPKQTEWWPWQVQGLAVEASAATEWLSRLPLSGTNPDLADELRWWSHLQRWALSLVARGRWIPQMELSKGEGYPHRARWVPLLNREEDRRRLEDLAASLPLVATCALPWREPLGRRSNRTTRLRPEAMRAANPVASCRPRSGRLRVATLLEDLVDAQLRKDFQPSTDGLDPLLTLWQEALGSETGVIEIGDEEAERLATASHHWREGIAGGFAAARTCLELHTPPDGEDLWELRFGLQAEADPSLKLPAAAAWASGAEMLQLGEIQVDQPGEVLLEGLGRALTVFPPIERGLESATPDTMQLTPAEAFVLVRTAARQLRDAGVGVELPPSLSGGLASRLGLSIKAELPERSRGFTLGESLEWEWDLMIGGVTLTLRELERLSGKRSPLVRHKGAWIELRPNDLKNAERFCGAKPELSLDDALRLTGTEGELLMRMPVHRFDAGPRLQSVLEQYHQQKAPDPLPAPEGFSGQLRPYQERGLGWLAFLHRFDQGACLADDMGLGKTIQLLAFLQHLKAEQELKRPVLLVAPTSVLTNWRREAESFTPELAVIEHYGPRRPSTPVELKKALKDVDLVLTSYGLLQRDSELLETQDWQGVVIDEAQAIKNPGAKQSQAARDLARPGRSKSNRFRIALTGTPVENRVSELWALMDFLNPKVLGEEDFFRQRYRMPIERYGDMSSLRDLKGRVGPFILRRLKTDKTIISDLPEKVELSEWVGLSKEQKSLYSKTVEDTLDAIARAPRGQRHGQVLALLTRLKQICNHPALALSEGAVDDGFLGRSAKLQRLEEILDEVIEAGDRALLFTQFAEWGHLLQAWMQQRWKSEVPFLHGGTRKSERQAMVDRFQEDPRGPQLFLLSLKAGGVGLNLTRASHVFHIDRWWNPAVENQATDRAYRIGQTNRVMVHKFITSGSVEEKIDRMIREKSRLAEDVIGSGEDWLGSLGGDQLRNLVALEDT; encoded by the coding sequence ATGAGCCTGCTGCACGCCACCTGGCTTCCCGCCATCCGCACCTCCAGCAGTTCCGGCCAACCGGCACTGCTCGTTTGGGCTGACACCTGGCGGGTGGCCACACCGGAAGGCCCAGGCCTCACCCCAGCGCTGCACCCCTTCACCCTCAGCCATGACGACCTCAGGGCCTGGCTGAGTGAACGCGACCTTTTGCCAGGCGGCTGCATCGATGCGACGGCCTGTCTCACCCTGCCGAGCCGCACGGTGAAGCCGCGCAAAAGCCGAGCCAAGAAAGAAGAACCGGCCTCAGAACCACCGGGCTGGACCGGGCTGCCGATGCAAGCCGGCGAACCGATTCCCAAGCAAACCGAATGGTGGCCCTGGCAGGTGCAGGGACTAGCCGTTGAAGCATCGGCAGCCACTGAGTGGTTGTCCCGATTGCCGCTCTCCGGCACCAATCCCGACCTGGCTGACGAACTGCGCTGGTGGAGCCATCTGCAGCGCTGGGCCCTGAGCCTGGTGGCCCGGGGCCGCTGGATTCCCCAAATGGAGCTCAGCAAAGGGGAGGGCTATCCCCATCGGGCCCGTTGGGTGCCGCTGCTCAACCGGGAAGAAGACCGGCGCCGACTCGAGGATCTGGCGGCCAGCCTGCCGCTGGTGGCCACCTGTGCATTGCCCTGGCGGGAACCCCTGGGGCGCCGCAGCAACCGCACCACCCGATTGCGTCCCGAGGCCATGCGAGCCGCCAACCCCGTGGCCAGCTGCCGGCCCCGCAGCGGGCGCCTGCGAGTGGCGACGCTGCTGGAAGACCTGGTGGACGCGCAGCTGCGCAAGGATTTTCAGCCTTCCACCGATGGCCTCGATCCCCTGCTGACCCTCTGGCAGGAAGCCCTGGGATCAGAAACCGGGGTGATCGAGATCGGTGACGAAGAGGCCGAACGCCTGGCCACAGCCAGCCATCACTGGAGAGAGGGCATCGCCGGCGGATTTGCTGCGGCCCGCACCTGCCTGGAACTGCACACCCCACCGGATGGGGAGGATCTCTGGGAACTGCGCTTCGGGCTGCAAGCGGAAGCTGACCCCAGCCTGAAGCTCCCGGCCGCCGCGGCCTGGGCCTCCGGCGCCGAGATGCTGCAACTGGGGGAGATCCAGGTGGATCAACCGGGCGAAGTGCTGCTGGAGGGTCTGGGACGAGCCCTGACGGTGTTCCCACCGATCGAACGAGGCCTAGAGAGCGCCACGCCGGACACGATGCAGCTGACCCCGGCCGAAGCCTTCGTGCTGGTGCGCACGGCCGCTCGTCAGCTGCGGGATGCCGGCGTGGGTGTGGAGCTGCCGCCCAGCCTCTCCGGTGGCCTGGCCAGCCGGCTGGGCCTGTCGATCAAGGCCGAACTTCCAGAGCGATCCCGCGGCTTCACCCTGGGCGAATCTCTGGAGTGGGAGTGGGATCTGATGATCGGCGGGGTGACGCTCACCCTGCGGGAACTGGAGCGTCTGAGCGGCAAGCGCAGCCCCCTGGTGCGCCACAAGGGGGCCTGGATTGAACTGCGGCCCAACGACCTCAAGAACGCCGAACGGTTCTGTGGAGCGAAACCGGAACTGAGCCTCGATGACGCGCTGCGGCTGACGGGAACAGAAGGGGAACTGCTGATGCGGATGCCGGTGCACCGCTTCGATGCCGGCCCGCGGCTGCAATCGGTGCTGGAGCAATACCACCAGCAGAAGGCCCCCGACCCCCTGCCGGCCCCCGAGGGATTCAGTGGCCAGTTGCGGCCCTACCAGGAGCGCGGGCTGGGCTGGCTCGCCTTCCTGCACCGCTTCGACCAAGGGGCCTGCCTGGCCGATGACATGGGACTGGGCAAAACCATTCAGCTGCTGGCGTTTCTGCAGCACCTCAAAGCAGAGCAGGAACTGAAGCGCCCGGTGCTGCTGGTGGCCCCCACCTCGGTGCTCACCAATTGGCGACGGGAAGCGGAATCGTTCACCCCGGAATTGGCGGTGATCGAGCACTACGGCCCGCGCCGCCCCTCCACACCCGTCGAACTCAAGAAAGCGTTGAAGGATGTCGATCTGGTGCTCACCAGCTACGGCTTGCTGCAGCGGGACAGCGAACTGCTGGAAACCCAGGACTGGCAGGGGGTGGTGATTGACGAAGCCCAGGCGATCAAGAACCCCGGCGCCAAGCAGAGCCAGGCCGCCCGAGACCTGGCCCGCCCCGGCCGCAGCAAGAGCAACCGCTTCCGCATCGCCCTGACTGGCACCCCGGTGGAGAACCGGGTGAGTGAACTGTGGGCCTTGATGGACTTTCTCAATCCCAAGGTGCTGGGGGAAGAGGACTTCTTCCGCCAGCGCTACCGAATGCCAATCGAGCGCTACGGCGATATGTCGTCCCTACGGGATCTCAAAGGCCGCGTGGGTCCGTTCATCCTGCGCCGGCTGAAGACCGACAAAACGATCATTTCCGACCTGCCGGAGAAGGTAGAGCTAAGCGAATGGGTGGGGCTGAGCAAGGAGCAGAAATCCCTTTACAGCAAGACCGTGGAAGACACACTCGATGCCATTGCGCGGGCGCCGCGCGGACAGCGCCACGGTCAAGTGCTGGCCCTACTCACCCGGCTGAAACAGATCTGCAACCATCCCGCCCTCGCCCTGAGCGAAGGGGCGGTGGACGATGGCTTCCTGGGCCGTTCGGCCAAGCTGCAGCGGCTGGAAGAAATTCTCGATGAGGTGATCGAAGCAGGCGATCGGGCCCTGCTGTTCACCCAGTTCGCCGAATGGGGGCATCTGCTGCAGGCTTGGATGCAGCAGCGCTGGAAATCAGAAGTGCCCTTCCTGCATGGCGGCACACGCAAGAGCGAACGCCAGGCAATGGTGGATCGCTTCCAGGAAGATCCCCGCGGTCCGCAGCTGTTCCTGCTCTCGCTCAAGGCCGGTGGTGTGGGCCTCAACCTCACCCGGGCCAGCCACGTCTTCCACATCGACCGCTGGTGGAACCCGGCCGTGGAAAACCAGGCCACCGACAGGGCTTATCGGATTGGCCAGACCAACCGTGTGATGGTGCACAAATTCATCACCAGCGGCTCGGTGGAGGAAAAGATCGATCGCATGATCCGGGAGAAATCACGCCTGGCCGAGGATGTGATCGGCTCCGGGGAGGATTGGCTGGGAAGCCTCGGTGGCGATCAATTGCGCAATCTCGTCGCCTTAGAGGACACCTGA
- a CDS encoding MEKHLA domain-containing protein, giving the protein MASEAAWLTTKKQELTGLLLQSHQRAFSRPLIASAQPGCSKRLICQNLFACGFPVLAHGTEQDPKLSYANAAALQLWDSRWDELIGMPSRLTAPDSERAERSSALGQAKRLDAVQNYRGIRISRKGRRFMINKARIWTLWNAEEQVCGQAACFSDWWWL; this is encoded by the coding sequence ATGGCCAGCGAAGCCGCCTGGCTCACCACCAAAAAACAAGAGCTCACAGGATTGCTGCTGCAATCGCATCAACGGGCCTTCAGCAGGCCGCTGATCGCTTCCGCCCAACCGGGCTGCTCAAAGCGGCTGATCTGCCAGAACCTGTTCGCCTGCGGCTTTCCGGTGCTGGCCCACGGCACGGAGCAGGATCCCAAGCTCAGTTACGCCAACGCTGCGGCCCTGCAGCTGTGGGACAGCCGCTGGGATGAACTGATCGGCATGCCCTCGCGGCTCACCGCACCGGACAGCGAACGGGCTGAACGCAGCAGCGCCCTCGGCCAGGCCAAACGCCTCGATGCAGTGCAGAACTATCGCGGCATTCGCATCAGCCGCAAAGGGCGGCGATTCATGATCAACAAGGCCCGGATCTGGACCCTTTGGAATGCAGAAGAGCAGGTCTGCGGCCAGGCGGCCTGCTTCAGCGACTGGTGGTGGCTTTAA
- a CDS encoding rubrerythrin family protein: MDISKPSTHANLEAAFGGESMANRKYLFFSEVAKQLGHKDLAKLFRDTAAQETEHAFAHFRLLHPELVVSQPNQLSDDEKQAILSRCLALAIEGETYEYTTMYPEFAAQARQDRDSGAEAEFAEQSSESKEHAGQFRTAAKNFGLLTPIEQHHAETYGVALEALQGKGSAGQADQPIPGKWICKVCSVIYDPAEGDPDSGIAAGTPFEAIPDDWQCPICGARKASFVPYREAELKAA; encoded by the coding sequence ATGGACATTTCCAAGCCTTCCACCCACGCCAACCTCGAGGCCGCTTTCGGCGGCGAGAGCATGGCCAACCGCAAATACCTTTTCTTTTCAGAGGTGGCCAAACAACTCGGCCATAAAGACCTGGCCAAGCTGTTTCGCGACACCGCAGCGCAGGAAACGGAGCACGCCTTTGCCCACTTCCGCCTGCTGCATCCTGAACTGGTGGTCAGCCAGCCCAACCAGCTCAGCGACGACGAAAAGCAAGCCATCCTGAGCCGCTGCCTGGCACTGGCGATCGAAGGCGAAACCTATGAGTACACAACGATGTATCCGGAGTTCGCCGCCCAGGCCAGGCAGGACCGGGACAGTGGAGCCGAAGCGGAATTCGCCGAGCAAAGCAGCGAGTCCAAAGAGCATGCCGGCCAATTCCGCACCGCCGCCAAGAACTTCGGCCTGCTGACCCCAATCGAACAGCATCACGCCGAAACCTATGGCGTTGCCCTCGAGGCCCTGCAAGGCAAGGGCAGCGCAGGCCAAGCCGATCAACCGATCCCGGGCAAGTGGATCTGCAAGGTGTGCTCAGTGATCTACGACCCCGCCGAGGGGGATCCAGATTCCGGCATCGCCGCAGGCACCCCGTTTGAGGCGATTCCCGACGATTGGCAGTGCCCGATCTGTGGCGCCCGCAAAGCCAGCTTCGTTCCTTATCGCGAAGCCGAGTTAAAAGCGGCCTGA
- a CDS encoding Hsp20/alpha crystallin family protein has product MLTLRQSPFELFERLEQQLATAERVPNAEIRETETGYTVQLELPGVDRDSIDVKVTDRNLVISAERPANNSDDTEAPLLSEFRSGTWSRSFRFPHSLDRDQLKASYRDGILEINAGKAVEHTSVSVKVES; this is encoded by the coding sequence ATGCTGACCCTTCGCCAATCCCCCTTCGAGCTGTTCGAGCGTCTCGAGCAGCAACTGGCCACCGCCGAACGCGTTCCCAACGCTGAAATCCGCGAGACCGAAACCGGCTACACCGTGCAGCTGGAACTGCCCGGGGTGGACCGGGACTCGATCGACGTCAAGGTCACCGATCGCAACCTGGTGATCAGCGCCGAACGACCTGCGAACAACAGCGACGACACCGAAGCACCTCTGCTGAGCGAATTCCGCAGCGGCACCTGGAGCCGCAGCTTCCGTTTCCCCCACAGCCTTGATCGCGACCAGCTCAAGGCCAGCTATCGGGACGGCATTCTTGAAATCAACGCCGGTAAGGCTGTGGAGCACACCAGCGTTTCTGTGAAGGTCGAGAGCTGA